The genome window TCGCGAATTCCTGGGTTGAAGGGCTATCACCAGCGAGGTGAAGCAGGATTCGACTCAGATTGAACGTTCGGCGGTCGGTGGTGTCGTCAACACCCTCACCAGAAATTCCCTCACGAAACGTCTGTAGGAAGCGTACTTTCACTTCTTCGCTTCCTTCCGGATACCTGAGTCGCAGGAAGCGTGCGAACTCCGGTCGAATCCATTCGTCTTTCGCCCAGCCGTCGGTAGCCGCTCGATCGAGGAGTTCGTCCGAGGAATAGCCGCTGTCCGTGAGGGCGTAGAGTGCCAAACGCTTCAAAAGTCGTCGATCGTCTCGAATGTGAAGATTCCCAAACTCCAAGAGCAGGGGGGAATCGGTTGTCCCCCAGTGGTGAAGGCCCGCCCGGACGATCTCGACAAATACGTCCTCCACTTGCGCGACCGCATCTTGGTCCGAGTCCTCAATTGCGGTTCTGCCGTAACTCGGTCCATCGAAGCCACCCCGCTCTCCACTTGCCAGCCCGAGAAGCGCATAGGTATCGACAATGCGCTGTACCCCGAGTGCAACCAGTCGGCTTGGCTCGAGCGCTGCCAAGGTGTCTCCAACAACCTCAATGGCCCTGCGTATATCATCCGGCTCCGAACAAGTAGCGACCTCAACACTCAGCGGCTGAAGTGCTAGCTTCTCGTCGTCGGTGCGTTTGTCCTCGAACGCGAAGTCAAGTGAGCTCAACGGCGCGAGCCGAACCTGCGTGATCCACGCCAACACTGCCAGCGCTTCGTCGGCCATTCTTTGTTCTACAAGGCGCTTAAACAACTCCTCTGCGTTTTCCCCTTGGAGATCCTGGAAGATTGAATGGTTGACTAGCAATGCGACCAGCTGACGTGTAGTAGTCTTCTCAAGCGACGGTAGCTGTCCGATCAGGTGAAACAGGAGTTCACGGGCAAACTGCTTGCCAATCGTGAGCGACTTGCGGCGGAAGAAGTCCAGCAGTGGCGGGTTGGAGCCTTTACAAAAATTTCGCAGAGCCCAGCGCGACCAGTTCGCGGCGTCTGGACCTTCCGCCGAGCGATCGATCAGACATGAGAGCAAATTGTGCGTTGCAGCCCAAGCGAACCATGCGGGATCGGTCGCACTCTCCCAGAAGGTGAGCCCGCCCTGGGCAGTGGAGAGGCGAACCAACACGTAGTCTGAGTCGATTGGTGATGCCGATGGTCCAGCCACGATGAACTGCCGCAGTTCGCGGTCATGGTCGACAACTGAGCCACTCGCGATCCAAGCCCACTGCTTCAATCCATCCCTTAAGTCGCCGAACGCGTCGCCATCCGCGCGTGTGCCAAAGGCAATCCTTGTGATGTCATGGTCGGCCCAGTTCGACACCTCGTGCTCCGGCACAAGGACATACCACCTCTGCGTGCTGGGTAGAGCGCTAAGTAGGTAGCGCATGACCGGGTCGCCCAAACTGTAACCCACGAAGAGGACTGTTCGTTCCGCGAATACTCCCACTAGAAAACGCGCAGCCCAGCCGTCGGTCATATAGGCTGCTGCGAAATCCTGCTGGGTTAAGACGAGACGATCTTCTGGTCGGCCGAGGGAACCGTGAAGGTGTACAATCCCGCGAAAGCCTCTGCCGGGAGGGAGTGCCGGTCCGATGTAGTGGGGAATCGACGCCCCTGCAAACACCTTTGCGGCAGCCGTCGTGAAGTGCCCGTCAAAGTTCGTTGTGATCAACTTGAGATCGTGGGGGTTGCCGAAGATCGCCACGAGGTGTTCGTGAATCGAAGTATGGCCGCCCTGCCGAGCTAGCAGGTTCGCCCGCGCCCGCGCGTGCACCATGACCGATGCTCGCTCAGCGCGCATCAGGTACCGATCAAGGGCACCCTCATCCTTAGGCTCCAGTGGGATCGGTGGATCGGCGATCTCCTTTGCGAGGGCCTTGAAGCTCGGCATGAGTGCAGGCGGGCCCATCGACACTCCAGCGCCTGCGAAGACCACAAGCTCGCCCGCCGCTCGAGCCCGTTCTAGCTCATCAGGGAGAGTGAGCGACGGAGCTACTCGCATGGATTCTCTGGCGTAGAGGAACTAGATAATCGCTGATCCAACTCCGGCATCACCCCGCATCTCACCCAGGGCGGGCTCGCTCGTTCTAGCTCCGGGTGATCGCGGTGAGACTGTCACTCTTCCAAACAAGAAGGCCAAGTCTCCATCCACCCGCGGCGGCCATGATGCTAGAGGTGCGAGTCCCGCCGAACGCCATCAAAGCCGTTCACCCCATCCTCGACGAAGTGGATAGGCTTCGTAGGCAGCCCTGACCTCCCCTTCACCGAGAAGCAGACCGGGATTGGCGAGCAGCAGGGTGTCGGCCCTGAGTGCACCCGGTGCGTAGACATCATTCGCCGAAAATCCGATAAAATGCAGTCGCTCCCGAACCAGTTGGGCCGATCGTTGGCTCGTATTCTCCTGTTGGAACAAGCCGCGCACACCGCCACCTTCCCCTGTCGGAGACTTCCACTGAGCACCGAAGGGTACTCCAGACCCGATCAGACCTTCGGGGCCGTAGGCGATCTGGCGATAGTCCCAGACATCGCCACCAGTTATCCCATATCCTCGAACATCCGCATACACTAGCTGTCGGGTCCCCATTCTTGGTGGCGGAAATTTTGTTGGGCCGCCGTTCGCGTGGACCTTCCCGCCGATCTTCTGTTGTACGAGAATCATCTCGCCCGCTAGACTCTGGCGAGGGTCTTGAGCACCAGAGCCCAGCGACACTGAAAACTTAAGTCCGTCCTCCACCGTCGCCTCACGAACAGCATCGCTCGTCATCACGCTTACGAGTTCAATGAGCCACTCCGTTCCTTCGTGCACCATTCGAAAGTCAACAGTTGAGTCTCCGACTCCTGCCGCAAATTCGTACTCCGCTTCCAATCCTGCGTCATGGATCTCTGCTGCGAATCGGAGCTCAAAGAGGAAGCTCTTGTCTGTGTACTTGGGTGGCCAGAGCGCTTCGACACGCTGAACCAACGGTTTGCACCACGGCACATCGCCAAGTCGGCTCAGCAGAGAAGCGCAGTACTCCACTTCATCTGACGCCAGGATTTCGCCCCACATGCTCCACTCCGGGTAAAGGAAGCCGTCGGCAACCTGTCGGGCGCTCGACGATTCCTGTCCAGCTGCCCTGAAGAGCGTTGAGCTCGCTTCACTCAACGCCGCTGGGTGCCGGCAGGCCTCGAGTCCGGTCGGTGCACTCTAGCGAGCGACTCCATGCCGTGAATCAACTGATTGAATACTTTCGCGGCTGAACCATCACGATCTCGGATAATAACGAGTTCTCCTTCACGCCCGAGCACTAGTTCCTCCAGCGAAGCGTCGAGCCGCCTGCGGTCGACCACGAACACAACCACGATTCCCCCAACTACCCAGCGATAGCCCTTGTGGCCCAAAATGCGGAACGGCTCGGGGGACTGAAGAGATCGGAGGACCAGACCAGGTACAACGGTAGGCGCTAGGAAAAGCGCCGGATAGTCGAGGGGACCTCCAGGGTCTTCAGCATCGAGGCACCTCCGGATTGTGTCTTCGTGCGGCCCAAGTCGCACCGCCCTGAACATCTCAAGCGCAGAAATGCTCATACGCCACAACACCGACATCCAGAAAAGCTTCATCCTCGCGTAGTCGACCCCTTGGATGACATACCGGTCTTGATAAGTGCAGACGGTATACCTCTTGTCGCCGCCTATGACGCGACTCGCATGTCCCTCGTACCGGCTGAGGCGGACCTCACAGCCGTCGCAGAGCAGATCCTCACGCAAACCTTGTTGAAATACCTTCGGGTGTGTGTCAGGATCGCGATTGACCAAGACGAATCGGTGCTTCTCATCGTATGTAAGTCGGTAGAGAAACTCAGGTATGATATGTGACTTGCGCAGCACCGTGACTGCGTGACACAGCACACACTCTCCAATCATCGCACCGCCCCTGCACAATCTCGCATGTTGGGCATCGTTTGTGACGCGAGCCGGGCTCGACCCAGCGGCAGTTGGGTCAGGTAGTTCGCCAAGGTTCGCAACGGTCCGTGTGCCATGGCTAGGCGGAGAAGAAGACCGCACACTCTTCATCGAGTGACATGAGCAGCTGGATGACCCGATCGACGCGCTGAACTGCCTCCCGTGCTGCAGCACCGCTGTCGTCGGACCATGGCCGGTCAGGCTGGGGCGACTTTCCGGCGCGGCCCTGTACGTACTCCGCGCTGTGAGGATGGGCGATCCGATGCCGCGAAGTCGCAATATCACGCAACAGACGAAAGATCTCCGCATCCTCAGGCAGGACCTTGCCTACGCCAGCGAACACTGCCTTCAGGCGCTTCTCAGTGCTACCCATGCGGAGCACCTTGTCGTGGTTCTCGCCGCCATACTTAAGTACGACGTAGAGACTGATAAGGGCATCCACGGTGATTGCAGCAAAGAGCTGTGTTGCGGCGGAATACCGCATAACTGCCGGCGTGTCAGAGTAGGTGGCATGAACGCCAAGCTTCGCCTTGATTGCTTCGACCTCCTGCCGGTACTCTGCCTCGGCCCGCTCTACGTCGAACAAGAACCCACGCATCGCCCGGTACGCCTCTCCGTGAGGCACAGCCAACTCTCTGCCTTGATGGTCAGTTGATCGCAGTGGAATGACTTTGGGCATCGGAACGTCTCGCTAGGG of Gemmatimonadota bacterium contains these proteins:
- a CDS encoding SIR2 family protein — encoded protein: MGPPALMPSFKALAKEIADPPIPLEPKDEGALDRYLMRAERASVMVHARARANLLARQGGHTSIHEHLVAIFGNPHDLKLITTNFDGHFTTAAAKVFAGASIPHYIGPALPPGRGFRGIVHLHGSLGRPEDRLVLTQQDFAAAYMTDGWAARFLVGVFAERTVLFVGYSLGDPVMRYLLSALPSTQRWYVLVPEHEVSNWADHDITRIAFGTRADGDAFGDLRDGLKQWAWIASGSVVDHDRELRQFIVAGPSASPIDSDYVLVRLSTAQGGLTFWESATDPAWFAWAATHNLLSCLIDRSAEGPDAANWSRWALRNFCKGSNPPLLDFFRRKSLTIGKQFARELLFHLIGQLPSLEKTTTRQLVALLVNHSIFQDLQGENAEELFKRLVEQRMADEALAVLAWITQVRLAPLSSLDFAFEDKRTDDEKLALQPLSVEVATCSEPDDIRRAIEVVGDTLAALEPSRLVALGVQRIVDTYALLGLASGERGGFDGPSYGRTAIEDSDQDAVAQVEDVFVEIVRAGLHHWGTTDSPLLLEFGNLHIRDDRRLLKRLALYALTDSGYSSDELLDRAATDGWAKDEWIRPEFARFLRLRYPEGSEEVKVRFLQTFREGISGEGVDDTTDRRTFNLSRILLHLAGDSPSTQEFARIQREAHPDWEEPEYDGYLRRISMSWGSDVPSPISAAQMLQLTPAEAVRAIEVAFSEAQETPGVSGKGEPLRGAIQEAVKGNPSWGVDLMVFITEGTALPLISTAILWGLFDAPITVDKQIEMLRAAISWVWPEGVIRPLSALVDHWARAIPGESDVALLDALDEIADLIYARAGNLDSAVPNERGWVDRAINHPGGHAASVWLTVAHCRDKVDGRYVLSIDHAERVRWEKVVAERNTAAAYARVFLGMATDRLSEGDKPWAVATIFPAFDPVTGEDVAGPMWDGRLSQHRWSWTTVEGLRPYRKAMFAASESLLPWRSRQIGEWVAFLVAEPLKSEFGLTDLQFFIQHAGQNNRDAFTIAMPVQLDRLEPKARESLWYEALRPYWRDRRTNVPVAFTPAEVAAMIGWVTSLPEVAPDAVAELLQTPGQSLRKVDRYLRQWKLDPAWIEAHPEETVAIVGWLASRDSISTWFADDCVAFLEVSLAAGAKQEAVLRAADALAQLPCAAAVTLLTKVRQDAEQ